A stretch of DNA from Montipora capricornis isolate CH-2021 chromosome 1, ASM3666992v2, whole genome shotgun sequence:
tttgtttggGCACTGCGGGACCGCAGGAGCAGGAGATTTGTGCCATTCAAAGTGGACctggtattctgcaatcgctccgGACCCCGGGCTGATGTGGGGGGTATCATGTGGAAACATCGATAACTGAGTATTTCAAAGTTCTTGACTTTCCCCTGCCCCAGGGACATTTTTTCTGGCAAAGTCCCCAGTATTTGGCAAAGCCAAACTTTCAACAGGCCTTAAAGATGCAAATCAGGACTTGCAAATAAAGTGTTAGCAAACACTCAAGACTGCAATCTGATGATGGGAAAACTTTAATTTGTTTAGCATGAAGCGAAAAACATGATTGTGATGGTTCATTTGCTGACAGTTTATAAGTTTGCAAAATGCAAATGTACAAGCAAATCACAGTGAACGAAGAACTTGTTAACTATCAACGCATTAGGCTGATTTTAGAACAATAACATACACGCTGACATAGGTCAAAGCGTAATACACATACAGTAGAGCTAAAAAGGTTGTgacaggttgtttaccatttacaaacagaaaccggttggtaccaggtttgttcaaatggtaagcaaaactcctgaatgggaaatttagttggtATCGGCGTGTACCATTTAAGTTCGTTCAAGTTTACCaagagagtctggagggaggcaaaatcatgggggtatgcaaatggtaaacacgttttccgtttggaaattcTGTTTGGggattttggactacctttcaacAAATCCTGTTTTCTCCAGACATTTTCCGTTTGGGtagaccaaaataggcttaccatttacattccaaccgaaatttccggatttttttggtaaatggGAAACAACCACATTCAAACTATAAGCGGATTTTGTTTCAACATTCAAATGGGATGGAAGACCAATGTCCTGTTGGTGACAATTATTGTTGCGTGATAGTAATAAACTTGCCTAGGTGCATGGTGTACATTTGTGGTAATTTATGCACAACTTGagactcttgtttttatttctttggatTACACAAGAgatgcaggggtttcaataaggtTTGAGGCAGTTGGACATAATTATGGGTTTAACACCCAGGCAAAGCATTCAGAAGGCCCTTTAGGGCCTTCCCTCCTAGGGGGGTCTTGGGGCATGCTACCCCagaaaattgtgaaattcttaAGTTGCAGAGATGTGTTTCCTGCGTTCTGAAGCCCAAAGCAACATTCTTCAACCACAGAAAAATCAAGCCATTTTCAGACAATTTAATGACTTGATACCAGTATCCACCAGAAAATTAGTTCGTTAACATGACACAAAAAAGTGCACTTTTCTCAGCCAGAGGCAATTCGCCTTGCGAAGAAAAATAACTGGCGATGTACCGCGATCTTGTCTGAGCCGCCATTGCAAAACACCTAACATTGGAACATTTCAGGTGGTCTTCGATGGATTGCAATTCTTTTTGCAATGCCTTATAGTAGGGTGATTCGTTCTGAGTTGAATGTGGTTTGAGAAATTGAAGGCAGCGTATGAAATTGTGACATTTTGATAACAGAAGGCAGatctaaaaaaagaacaaaagtgtattttttaaaattgatcTTGTTATGAAAAAACAGTCTGCTGTGATGTTGAAAGCAGCCACTGGCAAAGTCATGTCCACAGCCTGCTGGCCAGTTTTCCTGGTTCCTGGCCCTTAATGAAGCCCCTGGAGATGACTGTTGTATGaacttaatccattgactcttAAATCGCCCCTCATTGATGagtacaaggctgctgcctaagaaaattttaaaggggccctcagagctaaacgctgagaacttaggagcccaacatatgaagtgaaaggtgttgctgtgaaaaattaaggagcccagagctattctttgggagccccaggctaccgggctcctgttaggcaacagccttggagTACTAACCCTAACCCACTCCTGGGCAGGCCTTACCCAGGATTTGAGAAGTTGGCATCCACTAATTTTAATTGGACTAATCAAGGCCCATCCCTTAGGGGGCATGCTCCCTaggacaatttgaaaaaaaatgacatGTCTTGGGTGcattttctgcaatttagcaCCTAGAGCAAGATAAAATAGATGGTGagtatattaattatttttattgaaaGATTTGTAACTTTCCAGGCCCAGTTGAACTCttaaagttgttgttgaaaTCAAGATgtcagaaaaaagaaattctctGCAATGTGGGTGTCACAAtgtgtgcaaggtttaattggtccttgatttataatatctcacatgacaaacaaaacaaaaatctcaTAAACCAAACACTACAGAGTTTGCAAAAtcatttaaatcagccaggtttgtataaagaataacaaacaatcattaccaaccagcatttgcAGGCAACgcgagtgacgatgcttgcacgcaaacacgagatATTGCGGTAGGCTACTAAGCAGCTGAACAATCATGTtgtatttgaagaaacagaaatgtcTTTTTGAGCTTTCTGCCTTTGGTAAACAAAAATTTCcggtgtctatttcatatttgtgctagtgagtatcttcaacatttagagttgggcaaatcctttttcatttcaactggaattgcttacattaattttgaagtcttttttcTGATACTGTGTTTGTTgagcccaagacaacattattatgttaatttcgaataaaattatttagctggaacttggctctaaatctttgacccgtgtataagtcgagggcgatttttggagcttcttttgaggccgtaaaggtcgacttatacacggatAAATACGGTATTGGGAGGTTCAAGACACATGCAATGTAGGGTAAAATAAGAGTAAATGTGTGACAAAAATTTTGGGGAAAATGATTTTGCTTTGAGTTAGTTAAAGTTCGTGCATGTATTGTTGGAGTACATTCTaatttttaacaaaataaaatggtTTGATGTCAATACACTTCAACTTGTTACCATGAATTTGATCTTTTAGAAATGTGAACTTTGCCCACACAAGGAAGGTGCCCTGAAGAGAACTGATACTGGAGGTAAGTGACATCAGATAAAATGTTATCTGTATAATCTATATCATGATACCAAGTTTAGTACCATATTTACGTGTGCATAAGTCGatcccccatttttgatggcaaaaaaagcaattccTTAATTCTTTGTCAAAATTTTTGTGGGATACTAATATTGTATTCTTCCATTTTGTGGAACTGtcgatacacaaaaaaatcagggcctcaatcgcttaatagttttgtggtgaagcagttgttgtatatgcaggcattttgtccttgagtttcgaaaaagttctcagaaaaccGAACATGTAAACCTTAAACTAATCTGTTTTGTTGCTCAAGGAGAAATGggtttagaggataagcacaacatcacagaagcaggaatcaatctttgaaaatgacttcaaaaacgatgcaaaatgtgcaaggtttaattggtccttgatttataatatcgcacatgacaaacaaaacaaaaaactcataaaccaaacactATGAACTTTGCAAAGCATgtaaatcagccaggtttgtataaagagtaaaaaacaatcattacccccagcattttcaggcaacgCGAGTGActatgcttgcacgcaaacaaaTGCAAACgtgaggtattgcgccaggttactaagcaaTTAAACGAttgtgttttatttgaagaaacagaaatgcctttttgaGCTTTCCAcctttgataaacaattttcagtgtctatttcatatttgtgctagtgagtatcttcaacatttttgtacaaatcctttttcatttcaactggaattgctttttgtaattcattttgaagtctttgcCCACTgagttcgttatgcccaagacaacattattgtGTTAatcttgaataaattatttagctggaacttggctctaaatctttaacctgtgtataagtcgagggcgatttttggagcttcttttgaggctttaaaaggtcgacttatacacgggtaaatacggtattatgctgatgatacaacaCTGTGCACAGGTAACTAGTTATCTTGCCACCAGCGAACTTGCCACAAATTTGAAATCAATATCACCAATATCATATTCGAATACTACTTCATATTCATTTAACAtcttaacaacaaagaaaactgtCAGATTAGCACAGATTAATTTGTTCCTATTATAATTTGTGTCAGATTCATTTAGTTGAGCCTTAACATTGACTCCCCCCCAAGCATCCACATAGGGACAAGTTCATAAACTCAACACGGTTGACAGGTTCAAAAACCTGGGGTCCACGATCAGCTCAAACCTCTCCCTTGAGCCAGAGATCAACGCGAGAATCACGAAGGCCTCAGCAGTCATGTCCAAGCTCCACAAGAGGGTGTGGTCCAACAACAACCTGATGGAGAACACCAAGATGCAGGTGTACAGAGCCTGTGTCGTGAGCACATTCCCCTCTATTCAAGTGAAACCTGGACGACATATGCTGCCCATGAGAAGAGACTGAATGGTTTCCACCTCCGCGGCCTCAGATGCATACTCGGCATAAGATGACAGGACAAGATCCCAAACACCAACGTGCTTGAGTGCGCTCGGCTATCCTCCATCATCACCCTCCTGACTCAGCGTTGTCTCTGCTGGCTAGGCCACATTCGCTGTTTGGATGATGGTGGAATCCCCACAGACTATTTACTTGCTCTACACAGAACTTTCCGAAGGCTCCAGGTCAGGAGGCTGCCCAGACTGCGCTTCAAAGTCATGAAGAGTGCAGTAATCGACGCCCAGTCTTGGAAAATCTCGCAAAATCTTGAGACGCCTGGAGGTCCGCTGCACAGTGCAGAGCAAAACAAGCTGAGCAAGATCACACTGACTACGGGAAGAAGAAGAGAGCCACCCGTAAGTCAAGCTCCACAGATCAGGCAGCAACAGGCCACACCTGCCACCTGTGCCGCAAAGACTGCCACACCTGCATCGGCCTACATAGCCACTCCAGGAGGTGCAGCAACTAGTGCAGCCATCGTCTCCTGAGATGGAAGGAGGCCAACAATGACAAAATTTGCTAGCAAAAAAATAGACTGAAGGACCAATGATAGGCTCTAaagcagtgctcgaaattagcaGTTGTAAACTACAAACTCTTGAAACAGAAAACTGGTTAACTTAAACAATTGAAACTGGTTACTGGCTGACTCGCATCCTTTCAAAAACATGCTATTTACTGAACTGAAACTTAACCCTATTTCACTTACCAGTAAATGAATTCTTCCAAAATGTCAATCAAAGTTTTGTGCGCTTCCAGCGATCTATTAATTACTTAATGAGTTGCTGTTGGGGTAACACCCAAAAAGCCACAGGTGCACACTTGGAAATATGGGATACCTAGCTCCGACACCATGTGATTGCATCTCAACACAGCTTACATCGTGGGGGCTTTCCTAATGGGGaaccaagcatttatcagggcaaccaaattttATGGGGTTAGTTGCCGGCTTTTGAAACAAGGACAACCtggatttcttttttaattttgagcacCGCTCTACATTACCTTGGAATGTTATGCAATGACAAAGAACAAATTCGATGTTCAATAAAATATGCAATTAAAGCACCAAAGAAAAATGCAACATTAACCCCAGAGCCTTGACTCTGTGCTTAACTCTAGCCTTACAGTAGgtcaataacaaaaaaaaatttatttataatttaataattCCCCATGAAACAAAACATGTAGTCCTACAGTTTCTCTGAAAGATTTTGGACAGGTCAGGTTGTCAAAATGTTAACTTGCACAATCTATTTTCTAGCCCTTTTCTGCATGTCTCGATTTTAAAGCATTTGTAAGCATAGTGTGATGCAAGGAATGTTTTTGTCTACAGGCTGGGCTCATGTCGTCTGCGCATTGTACATTCCTGAAGTTCGATTTGGAAATGTGACCACTATGGAGCCAATCATTTTGGCATCAGTACCACATGACCGTTTCTGTAAGGTATTGTAAACATTTTAGCCATATTTCGTCTTTCATACATGTAGCATTTCAAAAAACCCTGCATGATCTCCCAAACAATCCCCTTTTTTTAACCACATTCTTTTTGAGGGACCTTGCATTTACTCTAGTTTCGAATTTCCGCAGTTTGCTTGGTAAATTAAAGaggcaaataaaatcaaatttagGGAGCCTAAACCTGAAGGAAAGCAGTCACCTAAACCAGCTGCATTTGAATCATGAgaaataacaacaaaagaacaagaacacagcagcattgtttccagtttctcttgggacttacaatggttccaagagaaaatagaaacaatgcttatgcaaaattttggagggcaacgaaagaatattatggtGTTTTTGAAAGTGTCCTATTAGACACACACAGATTTCAGTAAGTGTCACAAAGTGCCCCCTTGCCTTTCTCCCGAACCAAATGCTGCTCCTTCTATAAGGATTAAGAGCCGCATTTACCCTCAGCTAAGAATACATGTAACGCTAACTTTAACCTTATTCTTGGAAATAGGttgtagcaaatgcttagacttaaagggacactcaaaatgtcaaaattgggcgtgcatctaatttgttacatttctgGGCATAAGTGGAAACTGATACAAAGATGGAGGAAAGCTGAGGAGATGCACCAATGAACTAAACCCAAATGCCAATGCTTGCATTTCGTTTGTATCGTAGACACAAATTGCATGTTCAAATCTTAACTTTTAGGTGCCTCATCCCATCTGAACTGCAAGACATTCAATTTTTACCCCTGTTTGCTGTAATGCAACGGGTTAGGAGTGGCGCCCACGCCTGCAATGAGTCACGGTAGATGCCTTGAGTTACTGTAGAAGCTAAGAAAAAGGAGCCTTGGGGTTGCCTTTTACTGTGGTCAgcctcttgtcttgtcttgtctttgcTGTAATTGGAAACACGAGTGATCTCATGCTTGCACTTTATTTGCAGACATGCTACATATGCGAAGAGAGAGGAAGGGAGAGCAAGACAGCTCATGGAGCTTGTATGAACTGTAATAAGACTGGTTGTAGGCATGCCTTTCATGTCACTTGGTATGCATtgtaatagttttttttatgtgaTAACgaaatctgttaaagcctctAGATTATGGAATACACTATCGTGCAAGGTGGCTTCAACCACCTTCAACAATTCCAAGACTGCCTTCTTTACAACACTGTTTTGCGTAACATAGAAAGGTCATTGACGAGTagaattgtctggcgttagacagagtaaaatctgtgaagtGTCACTgttaggggtcaatgggttactGTAAATTCtgaaatttcaaaaacgagCTTATAGACTACCATCTATGGTGCTATCAGGGTCATTCAAgaaaacaaagttaattttttgtGAGTCTACatttatgtcaatcaatcaatcaatattaACTGTTAATCTATTAGTGAATATTAGTCTATTACTTGTTAGATAGACCCTGACCAAATGCAGAAATGGCCACCAATTAATAATTTATCCTTGTTTTACAGCAAAATTTCTCACAATTTTACATGTGCCAGCGAGGCTAGTAAGGCTAATTTTAAACACAAAGtcaaaagaataataatctCCCTTTCCTGATACTATTGTGTATCTCATTCACATTGTCTTTGGGTATTTGTGTGTTCTGTctgttacatgtatattttatttctttatttttctaactatttacTCTCATTCTTAAGTATGTTTAAGGCTATAAAGGGCATCTAATTAGTTTTCCCAtacttttttcctttctctaCTATTAGCAGTTTCTGTATAACATACACTTGTCTGGTACTTATGTGTGGtagagagaaaataaaaatgaaaaaaaaattattggtggccatttttgcatttggtcaatgTCAAGTGCTCAGCAGTTCTTCAAGTAACACCTTAAACGTAACACTATAACTATGATATAACTATTTACCTATATATAGGTAAATTATAAAATAGTGATATCCCAGGTATAAAGCTCAATtcagtcatcatcatcatcatacatgtagttgttgTCCTCGTCATCGTCGTCACTTGAAACAACTTTGTAATAAGTTTGATTGCCTGAAAGTTGTCGCTTAATCTCTTGGGTGATTTGTGACTTTAATACATATGTGCAATTAcgttttgacattttagcgcTCAAAGTTCAGGCTTgttgtgtgaagaaaatgatGGTCAGTCAGGGCCGACTGTCAAGTATGTTGGTTACTGTCAGTTCCACTGGAATAAAAAGGTATTGCGTTAAGTTCGTTTGTCAGGGGTGCAGGGCTGGTGTAGTGGTGAGAGGACTTGCTTCCCACCAGTTTTAcacgggttcaattcccaggcTCGGCGTCATAGGtgggttgcgtttgttggttctcttctttTGGCCTAGAGATTTTTCTtggggtactccagttttcccctctcttcaaaaatcaacatttgatttgatttgcggcaatttgttgatttcagtttacagtgtccccaattagtggtCCAGTGCTGGAAAGTctagacactcaaataaagttcctttccttttgtcatCTGGTTCAGATTAACAGttaatttttatgttttaaCCTGCTTATCTTCTTGTTTGGGTGTCGTGATACATTCTTGAAGTTCAAAGAGCATAAGAGAGGCATAAAAATTAGCCCTAGTTAAATCTTCAATTATACCTGTTGCCGCTTGTTGGCAGTCGTTATTAGAATAAACCATCCTTTAATGTAATGATAGTCAACCATTCTTTATCCAAAGACAGCTCAGTTTTTTACGATGTTTACCAGGAAACAGATCATGGAAATTTGCATGCGAAGTGCGTTCTCTCTCTGTGTTAGGTTGACTGTCTAGGCATGACTGTTCAAAGGTTTAACACTAAGCTTGAAGAGAGTTGATCTCGCTTTGAAGTAAATGTTGTGATTTTAAGGAGCTTTGCACCTTCCAAAAAGCACTCTATGGAAATGACAGAAACCAGGATCGGAATCCCTTTAGGCGAACATTCCGATTAATTTTTCCAAATTACCAGGTGTCAACAGAAAGAGTTGAATGTTTCATTGTGGATTGGAACGACAACCATGGAGTCTTTGTCGAAATGGATCGTTCCCCAAGCTTTTGAGCTTGCTGAAATGGGAATCCCCGCCAAAATTGAGTACCCAAGGCCATGGAAACTGCTGTTTCATTCTATTTGATATAGTGCTTTCCACACTTTTAAACTACAGGCGAAGGGAATTCTCTTCAACAGCAAGCCACCAGACAAAACAACCAAAGCACCAGATAAGGAGAAGGATaaggaaagcaaagaaaaggagaaaggagaaaaagagaaagaaaaggaaaaagaaaaagagaaagaaaaggaaaaagagaaagaaaaggaaaaagagaaggaaaaagaaaaagaaaaagaaaaagacaaatcgAAAGCCAAGaccgaaaaagaaaaagacaaaaagattCCCAAGCCTAGACTTTCCACTGGCGCTGCTTCAGTCTCCTCTGAACAGCCACCTAAGCCCGATATCACTGCACCAAACTTAGCAAATCAACCGTCGACACCAAAACAGAGAGGAAGAAAGCCATCCGTCGCAAAAACCCCAACGGAGATACTCGACTTCAAGGTAACAACATCAGAGTCACAGAAAGCAGCGAGTGTTACGAGTGATAGCCTTAGGCAATCTCCCTTGCCTGGGCTTGTGCCTTTACCACTTGCACCTGTGCAAACGAGCAGCTCTAGTTTGATGGCAAAGGAGACCTCCCCGAGACCATCGTCGTCCACTGTTCTAGGACCTGAAATGTTGCCATTGTCTGTGGCGAGTCAGTTGCAAGAAATCCCACAGCCTCCGACCAGTGATCTTCTTGTAGCTGATATAGCGAAACAAATGGACGTTGCTGTGCCGGCCGCATCAAGCACCCCAAAGGAAGCACCGAAGCAGTCTGTGACTGCTGCGACTACCAAGAAGAGAGCTGCTCCTAAAGGTAGCGATGAGCCCAAGCGCAAAGTTGGCAGACCACCGTTAAAGTCCAAACAGAGCCCAACAACGGCAAATCGCAATCGTAAGAACAGTTCGCCAGCTGCAGCAAGCAACATGGTGACTTCACCCTTGAATACTGCATTTCCACTGACGTTCCCCCAAGATGGCCAAGGATTAACATCTCCGCCCTCCTATTTGTCGAATCAAAGCCCACTGTTTAGCGACAGCAGCAATCAAGGGACAAGCGTACCTCGGAATGGTCCCCGTACTCCCAGTCCCAATCCTTACATGATCCCGCAGCCAAGGAGCAGAGGACTGTTGGAGAATGGCCATGTACAGAGGAACAACAGTGTTACCCCAGGGCCATTGTGAGTATTTTTcgatagcttttcaaagtaGCGGATTTGACGATATGGATTTTATGTTGAATGGCAAGTGCCTTGGGAGCGAACCCCCAAAGAGGCATGGGTCCTCTATAAATTACTATCATTGAAAGTAtggggaaaaaagaaaactaaactcGCGTGAATGAAATGGCAACAGGTCTATTATTCAGTTACATAACcaaaatagggagtttaagcaagtaCAACGGCAAcgaaacgtcactccaaaatatcaCTTAGCGCTATTGCAagaatttcgcgattattccatcttgttcaccttgtacaatacgggcgatttatcctgtaactggatgggtgcgaacggttttaaagtaaaaatagcaaatgattggttcattgttacttgctcacgttgtcgtcaaaacctaaaatttggtgatttcacgtttctgttttgtggagtacgggaAAAATGCACggaaaatcgtgctgcacg
This window harbors:
- the LOC138025721 gene encoding protein AF-10-like translates to MVKEMIGGCCVCSDERGWDENPLVYCDGHGCNVAVHQACYGIVQVPKGPWFCRKCESQERIARVKCELCPHKEGALKRTDTGGWAHVVCALYIPEVRFGNVTTMEPIILASVPHDRFCKTCYICEERGRESKTAHGACMNCNKTGCRHAFHVTCAQSSGLLCEENDGQSGPTVKYVGYCQFHWNKKAKGILFNSKPPDKTTKAPDKEKDKESKEKEKGEKEKEKEKEKEKEKEKEKEKEKEKEKEKEKEKDKSKAKTEKEKDKKIPKPRLSTGAASVSSEQPPKPDITAPNLANQPSTPKQRGRKPSVAKTPTEILDFKVTTSESQKAASVTSDSLRQSPLPGLVPLPLAPVQTSSSSLMAKETSPRPSSSTVLGPEMLPLSVASQLQEIPQPPTSDLLVADIAKQMDVAVPAASSTPKEAPKQSVTAATTKKRAAPKGSDEPKRKVGRPPLKSKQSPTTANRNRKNSSPAAASNMVTSPLNTAFPLTFPQDGQGLTSPPSYLSNQSPLFSDSSNQGTSVPRNGPRTPSPNPYMIPQPRSRGLLENGHVQRNNSVTPGPLQLPTSLEELLEYQWEQGAQFLMQQASQYDVASLMNSLHQLKADNARLEERLATLTTRKNQLLQVNVRLATPMSCTNTNSTTSPCVTKQTTPNASSITTVSTQGTLTADTRTTQISDGPRGSVSASANGSAKTEISPSGTETKVPSIGESKVPISANAKQATLSGDERTTGNGTEAKANKTKDLPVKRSEASLSAAQGILPSLPSAASPKQSPKISGVILQPPQQQIGKTALPQSTLVNQQEKEKQQQQKPTQVNQVQQIIVPTALTTSKASQQLQSRFQTQQKIILPQPSPVSQTFSTQSFSQPQQTASQQHVLLQLIKQQEDLHRQNSAFTHDKQQLGTQAVQASKLLPTSVPSQPFSAHSLSLPYPGFLTFSDPMAALGGARVDLMKTTHLTPLTMVSLDSSQNGPTDRAQYFDLDKSSNASDKTSRSG